The window ATACCAATACCAATACCAATCCTCAATGTCTCAGGGACAGAGTTTATTATGAACTCTCTTATCCCTCCGACAGAGAATATCAAAAAGAGTATACCATTAAAAAATACTGAAATAAGGGAGAGGTACACCGCAAAGACTGCAGCTGATTCTCCCTGCATGTAGTGTGAGGTTATTAGTACATTTGTAAATGAAGGTATAACAGTGTAAGCTATAAACGCATTTTCACCCATCCCTGGAGCTAGTCCAAAGGGCATTTTTCCAAACAATGCCATAATTAATGTCGCTACAGCTGCTGCAGTGGCAGTTGCTACAGTGAAACCAATCCTTATAACATTGTCCAGAGATTGGTACTCTGCTGGTATAGGAGCAGTGGGAGAGAGTCCTAGTGATGTCCTTAGAGCTAGTTCAAATCCACCTGTCAGTATGGACGGATTTACAAACAATATATATGCCATTGCTAGAAATGTCGTAATTCCCGCAATTGTTTCTGTTTTAAGATTCGTGTTTCTTGCTTTCAATTCAAAGAAGCCTGTAACACTCATAAGCTAGTTTAAAAGAGCTTAAATTAAAAGTTTTTCTATCTTCATGTAAATAGTACAGGAGAGCTTATTACGATTTTTTTACTTGCTTATGTAAATACATGCTATGTTTCAGAACGTTAATTGGAAGACGCGAAGTAAGGAATTTATATGTATTACTAGATTACATTTTGTACTCGAATCGGTAAGGAGAAATTTAACACGAATTTGTTCTTAGGCTGTTTTAATATACCTATAGAGTAAGGAGAGAGACAAGAGTAAAAGTCGTTTATTTACTTTGGTCTTTACAAAAGGATGAAAGCCTCGCCCTTTAGGGCGGGGAGGAGGTCAGTTGTTAAAAATCTAGTTAATTAGTCTTATAGCCCTAAATATACCAAACCTTTTAGCTAATTCAGCCATATCTCCTCTGACGAATCTTCCCATAAAATCTCCAAATGACTCACTTCCAATTTTCACAATAACTGCTAACTGTTTGTACCGGAATTTATCCTCATTACCGATGGCATTTAGCATGGCTCTCTCTCCTGCTTGGACAGCAACTTGAGCTGACATAGGTATAAAACTTTTTGTGGTTGCACAATCACCAGCCCCATAGACATCCTCAAAGTCCTCAGACCTCAGATATTCATTAACTAGCATTCTGCTGTTAATGTTCGTAAGCCTCAGTCTGCTTATTATTTCAGGTCCCTTAAATCCAACACCTGATATTACTAAATCTACTTTTAAATTACCATTAGTAGTGACTAATGTACCATTGTCAATTCCCTCAACCTTCGTTTTCAGATATAAATTAACCCCCATTTCTTCTAACCTTCTTTTCGCGTACTCAGAGGAGTCCTTACTCATGAATCCTAATAACTTATCCCTTTCCTCCACTAGGTAAACTTCCTTTCCTAGCTCTCTAGCATGACCTGCAAGTTCAACCGAAAGAGCACCTCCTCCAAGTACCGCAACTTTTCTCTCCTTTCTTAACTTTTCTCTTATTCTTAACGCATCCTCTATGTTTTCTAACTTCTCTGAACCGGGTATGAGCCTTTGTGAATAGCCCAAAGTTATGATCAGCTTATCATATAGTATGGTCCCTTCAGTAGTAATCACTTTTTTCTCCTTAAAGTCAACACTCTTGACCGTAGCCCTTAACACTTTTCTGTAGGGTAACTTAGCTATTTCAGGGTTTCCAGTCCTCACTACATCAACTAATCTGTGGGTTAATACAAAGTAGTTCTTTTCGTCAATTAAAATTGCGTCTCTGTAAGTCTTCAACGCAGAAAGACCAGCAAAACCTCCCCCTAGAATGACAACTCTCATAATATTCAATCTATCCTTGAGGGATTTAAAATCCTTCTACATAACATGTTTAAACTCAGCGTTTGTTAAAAAGTATAAGTATAAAGAAGGGAACACTCTAATAGCTTGTCAAAGATAATATATAGAATAACAGGGAATGGAGGAAAATTTTTAAAAGAACAAGAAGATAAACTCTAAGTTTTTAGTCTTTGAATTAATTAATTTAAATATTTAATCATGGATTCTTCCATTGTATAAAATATATTAATTTTAGGATACAACCTTTTTCACATAGGATCTTTAACACGAAACGAGAATTTCGAATTGGATAAGATTAAAATATTTACAAACTCAACAAACTCTTTAGTAATGAAAGCCATCATACTTCACGGCGGTCAGGGGACTAGACTAAGACCTTTAACTCATACGGGACCAAAGCAACTCATCAAAATCGCCGGAAAACCCATATCCTTATGGGGCGTTTTATCACTGAGGGATATAGGCATAAGCGATTTTGGTATTATACTTGGGAATAACCACCCAGAAAAGGTGATCGAGTATTATGGTGATGGATCAAAGTTCGGCATAAAGGTTACGTATATATATCAGGGAGAGGCAAGAGGATTAGCTGATGCTATTTACAAGGTAAAAGACTTTGTAAAAGACGATAATTTCATAGTATATTTAGGCGATAACGTTGTTCTTGAGGGGTTAGACAAACTCGTTAGTTTCAACAGTTCAGCATCAATACTCCTTGCAAGGGTAGATAATCCGAACCGTTTTGGTGTAGCTGTTATAAACAACGACAATAAGGTCGTGAGACTAGTTGAAAAACCTAAGGAGAGGATATCTGATTTAGCTCTTGTAGGCGTTTATGCGTTTACCCCTGAAATTTTTCACGCAATTGAAAAGATAAAGCCGAGTTGGAGGGGTGAACTTGAGATAACTGATGCAATTCAGGAACTTATTAATGAAGGTAAAGAGGTATCCTATTCACTGATCAAGGGGTGGTGGAAGGATACTGGAACACCTGATGATCTGTTGGAGGCAAATATGATCTTACTTGACAGATACCTGGAAACTGTAGTGAAAGGTAAAGTCGACGACTCAAGAGTGGAGGGGAGAGTAATAATAGACGAGGGGAGTGTAGTTGAGAAGTCTGTTATAAGAGGACCAGTGTATATAGGGAAGAACTGTAAAATAAGTGGTTCTCATATACTGCCTTTTACATCTATTGGCGATAATGTAGTGATCGAGAACTCAGAAGTGTCAAACTCATTAATAATGGACGATGTCCAAATTAAGGGACTATCTATAACTCAATCATTAATTGGGAGTGGAGCAAGAGTCCTAAAGAAGGAGAATCTACCTACTGGCAGGATATTCATTATAGGTGAGAATTCTTTAGTGGAGGTATAGGTGAGCTGAAATGATCATGGTTACTGGTGGGGCTGGTTTTATTGGTTCCTCTTTTTCACGTGAAGTGAAAAAACCTGTGATCTTTGATCTATTAACCTATGCTGGGAGGTTGGAGAATCTAATAGGTGTAGACCATATATTTGTCAAAGGAGATATACGAAATTATAGTCAGTTAGAAGATATTGTAAAGAAATATGACATAAAAATTATTGTAAATTTTTCAGCAGAGACTCATGTTGATAGGTCAATAAATAACGCCCATATATTTTTAGACACTAATGTTTCCGGAGTAGTGAACTTGTTAGAAATATGCAGAAGGTATGATACCCGCCTAGTTCAAATCTCCACCGACGAAGTTTACGGAGAACAGGAGAATGCTACAGAGGATTTTCCGCTGAGACCCTCCTCCCCTTATTCTGCATCTAAAGCTTCTGCCGATATGTTCATTTTAGCTTATGTTCGTACTTATGGAGTTGACGCAATAATTATTAGACCATCAAACAATTACGGACCTAGACAACACATTGAGAAGCTAATTCCCAAAACCATTGTGAGGACACTGTTGGGACTTGAAATACCAATTTACGGTAAAGGTGATCAGGAAAGGGACTGGATATACGTTGAAGACACTGCAAAGGTAATCGCTCAATTAGTTGAAACAGGAAAGAAAGGTGAAATATACAATGTACCAGGGGGTCAAAGGATAACTAACATAAAACTTGTTGAAATGATAGGTGAATTAATGGGAAAGAAATTGAAGATAAAATTTGTTAAGGATAGACCTGGTCACGACAAAAAGTACTCAATGATTTCAACAAAATTGAGTTACAAAGTTACTCCTTTGAAGGAGGGACTGAGCAAGACAATTAAATGGTATTTGGAAAACGAGTGGTGGTGGAGACCACTTTTAAATGACGAATACTTTTTGAGGGAAGCACAATGGTAACATTAATAATCGGTGGATCTGGACAACTTGGTCAGGAACTTGGAAAGTTAATAAAGGACAGTATTCTCACCTTTAGCTCAAGACCAATTAAAGGTGGTATCTACTTAGATACACGGAACTACATAAGGGTACAAGACTTGATCATGAAGACTAAGCCTGAAGTTATCATAAACACGTCTGCAATTACAGATGTGGACAAATGTGAAGTGGATAGAATTAATGCGTATAGTGTAAATTCGTTAGCTGTAAAGCATATGGTAAGGGCGGCTTCAATAACCAAGTCATACTTCATTCAAATATCGACAGACTATGTATTTGACGGAAGTAGGGGGAATTATAATGAAGATGATTTACCAAACCCTTTAAATTATTATGGGCTCACCAAGTTACTCGGAGAGACGTATTCTTCATCCTATGACTACTCACTTGTAATAAGAACTTCAGGGATCTATGGAAGTAGCAAGGAGAATTTTCCTCTTTACGTTTTGAAGTCACTGATGAAGGGGAGTAAAGTGAGGGCAGTCAGGGACATGTATTATTCTCCCATTAACGTTAAACAATTAGCTGAGGCTATAGTACAACTGCTGCCTTTAAGGAAAACAGGTATTTTGAATATTGCTGGAGAGAGAGTATCAAGATATGACTTAGCCTTAAGAATTGCTAAAATGTCGTCATTAAACGAAAACTTAATAGAAGCTGTTAATTATGAGGACATGTCGTGGGAGGCTAGGAGACCTAAGGACTCTTCCTTGGACTCGTCAACTGTTAAGAAATATGTGAGTGTCAATTTATCCTTAGAGGAGGGGTTAAGGAGGTTGATAAGTGATGTTCAGGGTGAATAAGAAGGATATTCCTGATGTTCTTGTTATAGAGACTGATAAATATGAGGACGAAAGGGGATTTTTGATGGAGCTCTTCAAGAGGTCTAACCTCATTTTCATCGATAATATAGTCCAAGTTAACTACTCCTATTCCAGGAAAGGGGTAATAAGGGGGTTACATTACCAACTAAAGCCCAAAGAACAGGGTAAACTAGTTACAGTGATCGATGGTAAGATATACGATGTGGCTGTGGACATTAGAAGAGGATCGCCGTGGTATGGAAAGTTTGTTACTGAGATCTTGGTTCCAGGGAAGATGTTGTGGATACCGCCAGGTTTTGCTCATGGTTTTCAGGCTCTGGAGAACTCCCATGTTGTCTACTTCATTTCTGGAAACGATTTTTCTCCTCCTAGTGAGGCAGGGATAAGATATGACGACCCAGATATAGGAGTGAACTGGCCAATACAGAACCCTGTCGTGTCACAAAAGGACTTAAGGTGGCCCAGTCTCAAAGAGTGTAAAAACAACTTTGAATATGTAGCTCATGACAGGAGGTAATACGTGAAGAGTATGTGATTTTCTCTACTTACTCTCACATGTTACGGCTAAGGTCTAAAAGACCGTGTTCTGTTATAGCGCTCTAAAAACGTCATATATGTTGTTCAAGATAAATATGATTGACAAGAAAAATTTTTAAAAGTAAATATTTCTTATACTACATATGTCCTATAAAAAAGCTTTAACTAGAATTCAAGCCATACTAATAGTAGTAATAATAGTTATTGCAGTTGTAGGAGTCGCAGTGTACTTTCTAAGCCAGAAACCTTCTTCATCTCCTGCCTCCAGTTCATCTACTTCCTCTTCTTCAAATTCAGCGTCATCTACCAGCCAAAGTGGGAATTTAGTTATATATGGCGCAGGAGCTTACGCAGCAATACTCAACTACCTAGCGAGTCAGTTTCAAAATCAGACAGGGATACAGACTCACGTTAATCCAGGTGGGTCATTTGCTTTGGCAAGTCAAATTTCACAGGGTTCACCTGTAGACGTCTTTGTGCCAGTTGCGTTTATACAGGCTATTCCACTTGAGGGATCTCAGAACCCAGGTTGGACAATTGCTTTCCTATCTGACCAGATGACTATAGTCTACTCAAATTACACTGAAAGTACTCCTTACTGGAACCAGTTATATTCCAACTACACCATGGCTATGAAAACCAATCAAACCCAGTACTGGTATAATTTCTTCTATCTACTTTCCACTAAGTTCAGTTTGGGAATAGCTAATCCAAATACTGATCCTGAGGGGCTATACGCCTACTTAATTTTAAACATGGCTGGTTACCTTTACGCCAACCACAACACTAGTTACTTCACTGATCTAGTGAAAGCTAATCCAAACGTGAAAAGTGCCACAACAACTGCTGCTTTCGTATCTCCACTGAAAGCAGGAGAGCTGGACTTCACGTTCTCCTATGTATCTTATGCTGTTTCTCAGAAGCTGGACTATCTAAAACTACCTCCTTGGTTGAGTTTCGGTTATTATCCCAATGAGACCCAGTGGTATAGTCAATTTTCCTATAACATTACAGTATCAGGAAAAACCCTCACTATTCACGGAAATCCTGTGTATTTGTACATTACTGTACCACTCACCTCAACCAATCCCAATGCAGCATATCAGTTCATCGAGTTTATTCTGTCCCACCACAGCGAATTGTCGCAGTTTGGTGTGACCCCAGTGTACCCAGCAGTGCTATTTTACAACAACTTAAACTCATTACCTCAACCTATAAGCCAATTATTGCAAAATGGAGAGTTAAAGTATGGCGGAACTATTCCAAGTATTTAATTTTTTACACAACTAGGAAAGCCTCGCCCTTTTAAGGCGGGGAAGAGGTCAGTTACTTAGCAAGAGGTCTTATTTCTCTTTCAATATTAAACTAAATTTTTGTAAGGAGATTATACATTTCTGTTCAACTATAAGCCTAGTCCACACAACAACTCATTCTCTTTACATCTCTCTCAAAAGCAATGGCAGCGATCTTTAGACTCTCTGACATTGTAGGGAACACATGGATAGTGTCTATTATATCGTATATAGTGGCCTTAAACTTAATCGCAAGAGCTGCTTCATTAATTATCTCAGCCGAGTTCTTACCAAATATTTCCACACCTAGAATTCTCATGTCTTCCCTGTTAACTACCATCTTGATTAAGCCAAGACTCTCCCTTAATATCCTTGCTTTGGGAACACTGTCCATGCTGACTACCCTGTAATCCACAGCATATCCTAAGGACTCAGCCTCAACTTGAGTTAAACCAACTCTAGATACATTAGGATCAATGAAGACCACCTGGGGAACACTTAGTTTATCAATTTTTTTATGGGAGTTCAGTATCGCGTTATCTACAGCTATAAAACCTTCCTTCCCGGCAACGGATTCTAACATTTGCTCCCCTATAACATCACCAGCAGCAAAGATGTTTGGATTCGTAGTTCTCAGTTCATCATCAACCTTAACCCCACCCTTCTCGTTCAGACTAACTCCTGCGACATCAAGATTTAAATCTACGTTGGGTCTCCTTCCAGTTGCAACAAGTATCTCGTCAACCTCTACTTCACCCATGTCTGTTATAACGACCTTCTGGTCATTCTTTGTCTCCACTTCTTCCACTCTAACCTGAGTAAAAACAGGTATCTCCTCTACATTCTCCAAGTAATTCTTGACTGACAGGGAGATCTCCGGTTCCCAATTGGGTAAAATTCTATTACTCCTCTGGAGTATGACAGTGTCTACACCTAATCTCTTATACATTTGTGAGAATTCAAGTGCCAATGCCCTTCCTCCTATTATTGCTAAGGAGGAAATCTTTCTTGTAGGAGATAGGGCTTCAACGTTAGTCCAATAACCTGCTTCATTTAAGCCTTTTATATCAGGAATAGACGGCGATGAACCAGTTGCTATGAGGAATTTTTTTGCCTCTATAATTTCCCCATTAACTTTAATGGCATTAGGCGAGATAAAGTGAGCCTTGCCTTTGATCACTTTTGCATCGTAACTGTTCAACACGTCCTCATATTTCTCTTTTCTTAGAGTCGAGACTATTTCTGATTTGTCTTCAAATGACTTCTCAAAGTTTGGCGTAATCTTTCTATTTAAGGCTATTGAGGCGTATTTATAAGTTTCACCAATACTTAACAATCTCTTTGAAGGTACGCAGCCAACATTTACACAAGTACCGCCAATTTCCCCGTAGCCTATTAATACCGGCTTTATTCCCAGTTCGTTTGCCCTTATTAGTGCTGAGAAGCCTGCAGCACCATAACCTATTATTGCAAGGTCATGCACTTTTCTCACCTGTCCTCCTTACAGTTTTCCCGCGATTAAACATAAAAAAACTAAATTAGAAAGTTAAAAGTTAAATTTTCTTTGAAATTCATTTGCACAATCTTCACAGCAGAAATAATGCTCTTTTCCTTTAATCATCTTAGTGTAAATATGTTCCTCAGTTAATTCCATGCCACAGTTTTCACACTTTAACTCATTTTTATTCATTCTCATTTTAACCATTTCACATCAAATATACTATATTCTCTTACACATATAAATATTTATTCATATGAACACTTGTTCATAAAAAGACTAATTAACAGGGCTTTTGATCTAATATTATGGAACCAATTTTAAGCGAATTAGAGTCATTTTTCTCGGCATTGTCAGACAAGACTAGGCTAAGCATTGTGTTGTTTCTTCTAGAGAAAGGAGAGGTAACTGTTGATGAGATAAGCAGAACTTTGAACAAGTCTCAATCCCTTATATCGCATCATCTGGCTTGCCTGAGGAATTGTGGTATAGTTAAGGTAAGAAAGGAAGGAAAGTTTTCTTATTATTCTTTGGCTGACGAGGACATTAAGAACTTAGTTAGAAACGCCATTGAACACGTTAGAAAATATAGTAAGTCAATATTGGCATGTGAGGTTGTTGGTAATAGTAAACCAGATACTCTTAGCGACAGAAAGATCGTTTTGGAAACCGATGAAATTGAAACTGGTACTCCAGGTAATTCATAAGAAGTCTTCTAGGTATTTATCTTGCCAATTTTCCATGTCTTCTTCATCTCTTCTTTGTAAGCGTTTAATAGGTCGTCAATGGTAATTATTCCTAAGAATACATTTATTAACTTAAGGAACCCACCTGTTTTTCAGCCTGCTCAATATTTCCCAAGCCTCTTCAAGAGATGAGTTAAGTGTCACATATGGTGTCCCTTTGACTACGTATTTAGTGATAGAGTCAGAGGGTTTTCTTCCCTCAATATCCTTCATGTATGCTATACCTATGAACTTAGAATTATCGTCAACTACAGGTAAACTCAAAAGGTCTCTATCTCGCATCATTTTAAGAGCCTCCTCTACGCTAGTATATATCTTTACTTTCACATCTTCAACATGACAAGAGCTTACTTTGATGAGGGTGAGAAGAGGAGTTTCATATTCTTGTAAGTATGCTAGGGAGTCTCTCCTTGTTGGTACTTGTGCTTGATAAATTGTGTAATTACCTGAGATCAGATAGGATATTGCAACTGCTATCATAGCTCCAGACAATAACTGTAAACTTCCTGTCATTTCTGTAACCATTATTATTACTGATAAGGGTGCTTTTCCTGCAGCTGAGAAGAGGCTCATCATTCCTATGATCACAAATGGAGATATATTAGGGACAATTGTTGGAAATAAAAGATGGAATACTAAACCCACATCAGCTCCCATAAATGCGCCTATGAATAGACCGGGCGCGAAAACTCCTCCGCTAGCTCCTGAACCGATTGAGAAGGGGTTGCCAATATTTTTAGAAACGGAATCAATGCTAAAATAATGAAAAATGGAAGTATGAGGGATAGAAACTAGAAAATTTTTCATATTCTACTAAATTTATCCAACCATATCTCACTCCCATAACCTCAGGCACAAGTAGTGCAATAGCCCCTGAGACTAGCCCACCTATCAGTGGTTTGACATGATTTTTAATTTTTATCATTTTAAAGAATGAATTTACACCGTAAAAAGTTTTTACGTAGAGTATTGCAAGTAACCCAGAGACTACTCCAAAAATGGCGTATATCGGTAATCTTAAAGGATTGAAAGAACCGGTGTAGTAGCCAAATACTGGTTCAAAACCGAAGATCGAACCGAAAATTGTGTACCCTATTGCTGAGGCAATCAATGTGGGGTAAATTACCCCAGGCTCTATATTCCTCTCATAGAATATTTCCGCAGCTGAAATTGCCCCACCAATAGGTGTCTTGAAAATCGTTCCAATACCAGCACCTATTCCTACTGCTACAGCTTTCCTTCTATCTTCGGGCGATAATTTCAACAAGTCTGCTACAATCGTTCCAACTCCTGCAGAGAACTGTGCGGTAGGTCCTTCTCTTCCTGCACTTCCACTAGACCCTATGGTTATGGCTGAGGCAATAATCTTTACCGGTACAACTATTCACTTAATTTTACCTTGATAATAATGATACGCTTTTATAGCAGCATCAGTCCCGTGACCTTCAGCCTCAGGAGCAAAAGTATAGACAATTAAACCAGACAATAATCCGCCTAAAGCAACTGAAAAGGGAATAAGATAGTATCTTCCGGTCATAAATACAAAGTTTAATGAACCGCCTTCGCCTAATGGCTTAGGAAGGGAAATTGATACTAAGGAATATAAGAATAAGCTCTCAAATACATGAAGTAGTAGATAAAATATAGTTGCTGCTGAACCTGCTATTATGCCCAATATTACTCCAAGGATGAACCACTTCTCAGAGTAAGGCAAAGAAGATAACTTCATAGGATTAATAGATTTATACAATTATTTCAAACTTAAATTAGTACCTATATAACTTAATCCATCAATTTTAAGCATATATTCAGCTAGTGTTAAGAAAAAAATTCCGTGAAAAAATCTAGTCTTTCGCCTCAAGAATATTACTATATCTTGTCCTCTCTTTATTGTTCTATACATAAATGTTCTCTTTTTCACACAAACTTCACACTTATCGTCTTCTTGCCCTCTACCCTGACTCTATCTCCTTTCCCTATAGTATGAGGCCCAATGAACACACCTAAGGACACATAGCCCTCCATATCTTGTCTAACAACACTTGAAGGATTGTAGGCAGGACCTCCCTCTCCTACCAGCTTATCATTTATAAAGAGCTTAAAGTTTCCGAAAGGTGGTTCTATTTGTTCACCCACGAAGAGCCTTCCTGCGAAGGCATCATCAGCAATTATGTATTGCTCAGGGAGATTCCACGTGTTAAACCTAGTTGCAGGTATCTCAAGTCCCAAGTAAGTCTTTTCCACCTTACCTTTCCTCACGACTGCTATAATTTCTACCTCCAGCTTATGGGTCTTAAACCATAGCTCTATCTCCTCATCAAATGTTATCATAGGTTTTGTTATCACTCCTAAAGCCTTTCCTTGAAGTGCTATTTTATATCCCGCTAAGCCCTCATGATCAACTAACATTTTTGAAAAGTCCCTGTAAACTTGATAGCCTTCTTCCTTCTCTAGTGGGAAAGGTTCTATTTCCTTCCTTTTCTTATACGCATCGAAAAGTAATTCTGCTTTGTTCATATATTCTATTACCACAAACGGTTAACAAAAACTTTTGTATTTACATTTAAAAGGAACCATATTAGGTACCACTGCACCAATGTATGCAAAGACAGTTTCAGTGATCTACTTTACAATTTTCTGGGACTTCTCCTATAACAAGATATACTTTAGTTACAAAAGAATGAAAGCCTCGCCCTTTAGGGCAGGGAGGAAGTCAGATGGAAGATGATGAGATGTATCTTTATTTTTTGTGTATATAATTTATACTCATGTTAGCTAGAGTACAGGACGAGGAAGAAAAGCTGATTCTCTCTGCAGTTAATGAACTTATGAAGAAATATGACGAAAGGTATTGGTTGGACAAGGACTTGAGGAGGGAGTTTCCATTAGATTTCCTTCAGGAGTTCAGTGAATTAGGCTTAGGATCAGTCCTAATTCCTAAAGAATATGGAGGAGCAGGAAAAGGTCTAAGATTAGCCTGCGAAATACTTTATCACATTAATGTTAATGGAGGAAACTCATATTTCATTCATGGGCATTATTATAATACCACTCTTATAGTTAGACATTCTGGTAAGTTAATAAGGGAAAAATACTTTGAGGACATCGTTAAGGGTGCAAAAGTTCTATCATTGGCACTAACAGAGCCTGATGTGGGTTCGGACAGTACGAGAATAAAAACCCTTGCCAAGAGGAAGGATGACAGGACATATGTGATAAGTGGTCATAAGATATTCATTTCAAGGTTAAAGTA is drawn from Sulfolobus acidocaldarius SUSAZ and contains these coding sequences:
- a CDS encoding pyridine nucleotide-disulfide oxidoreductase, which codes for MRVVILGGGFAGLSALKTYRDAILIDEKNYFVLTHRLVDVVRTGNPEIAKLPYRKVLRATVKSVDFKEKKVITTEGTILYDKLIITLGYSQRLIPGSEKLENIEDALRIREKLRKERKVAVLGGGALSVELAGHARELGKEVYLVEERDKLLGFMSKDSSEYAKRRLEEMGVNLYLKTKVEGIDNGTLVTTNGNLKVDLVISGVGFKGPEIISRLRLTNINSRMLVNEYLRSEDFEDVYGAGDCATTKSFIPMSAQVAVQAGERAMLNAIGNEDKFRYKQLAVIVKIGSESFGDFMGRFVRGDMAELAKRFGIFRAIRLIN
- a CDS encoding glucose-1-phosphate thymidylyltransferase, whose protein sequence is MKAIILHGGQGTRLRPLTHTGPKQLIKIAGKPISLWGVLSLRDIGISDFGIILGNNHPEKVIEYYGDGSKFGIKVTYIYQGEARGLADAIYKVKDFVKDDNFIVYLGDNVVLEGLDKLVSFNSSASILLARVDNPNRFGVAVINNDNKVVRLVEKPKERISDLALVGVYAFTPEIFHAIEKIKPSWRGELEITDAIQELINEGKEVSYSLIKGWWKDTGTPDDLLEANMILLDRYLETVVKGKVDDSRVEGRVIIDEGSVVEKSVIRGPVYIGKNCKISGSHILPFTSIGDNVVIENSEVSNSLIMDDVQIKGLSITQSLIGSGARVLKKENLPTGRIFIIGENSLVEV
- a CDS encoding dTDP-glucose 4,6-dehydratase, which encodes MMVTGGAGFIGSSFSREVKKPVIFDLLTYAGRLENLIGVDHIFVKGDIRNYSQLEDIVKKYDIKIIVNFSAETHVDRSINNAHIFLDTNVSGVVNLLEICRRYDTRLVQISTDEVYGEQENATEDFPLRPSSPYSASKASADMFILAYVRTYGVDAIIIRPSNNYGPRQHIEKLIPKTIVRTLLGLEIPIYGKGDQERDWIYVEDTAKVIAQLVETGKKGEIYNVPGGQRITNIKLVEMIGELMGKKLKIKFVKDRPGHDKKYSMISTKLSYKVTPLKEGLSKTIKWYLENEWWWRPLLNDEYFLREAQW
- a CDS encoding dTDP-4-dehydrorhamnose reductase yields the protein MVTLIIGGSGQLGQELGKLIKDSILTFSSRPIKGGIYLDTRNYIRVQDLIMKTKPEVIINTSAITDVDKCEVDRINAYSVNSLAVKHMVRAASITKSYFIQISTDYVFDGSRGNYNEDDLPNPLNYYGLTKLLGETYSSSYDYSLVIRTSGIYGSSKENFPLYVLKSLMKGSKVRAVRDMYYSPINVKQLAEAIVQLLPLRKTGILNIAGERVSRYDLALRIAKMSSLNENLIEAVNYEDMSWEARRPKDSSLDSSTVKKYVSVNLSLEEGLRRLISDVQGE
- a CDS encoding dTDP-4-dehydrorhamnose 3,5-epimerase, with translation MMFRVNKKDIPDVLVIETDKYEDERGFLMELFKRSNLIFIDNIVQVNYSYSRKGVIRGLHYQLKPKEQGKLVTVIDGKIYDVAVDIRRGSPWYGKFVTEILVPGKMLWIPPGFAHGFQALENSHVVYFISGNDFSPPSEAGIRYDDPDIGVNWPIQNPVVSQKDLRWPSLKECKNNFEYVAHDRR
- a CDS encoding ABC transporter substrate-binding protein, which encodes MSYKKALTRIQAILIVVIIVIAVVGVAVYFLSQKPSSSPASSSSTSSSSNSASSTSQSGNLVIYGAGAYAAILNYLASQFQNQTGIQTHVNPGGSFALASQISQGSPVDVFVPVAFIQAIPLEGSQNPGWTIAFLSDQMTIVYSNYTESTPYWNQLYSNYTMAMKTNQTQYWYNFFYLLSTKFSLGIANPNTDPEGLYAYLILNMAGYLYANHNTSYFTDLVKANPNVKSATTTAAFVSPLKAGELDFTFSYVSYAVSQKLDYLKLPPWLSFGYYPNETQWYSQFSYNITVSGKTLTIHGNPVYLYITVPLTSTNPNAAYQFIEFILSHHSELSQFGVTPVYPAVLFYNNLNSLPQPISQLLQNGELKYGGTIPSI
- a CDS encoding mercuric reductase translates to MHDLAIIGYGAAGFSALIRANELGIKPVLIGYGEIGGTCVNVGCVPSKRLLSIGETYKYASIALNRKITPNFEKSFEDKSEIVSTLRKEKYEDVLNSYDAKVIKGKAHFISPNAIKVNGEIIEAKKFLIATGSSPSIPDIKGLNEAGYWTNVEALSPTRKISSLAIIGGRALALEFSQMYKRLGVDTVILQRSNRILPNWEPEISLSVKNYLENVEEIPVFTQVRVEEVETKNDQKVVITDMGEVEVDEILVATGRRPNVDLNLDVAGVSLNEKGGVKVDDELRTTNPNIFAAGDVIGEQMLESVAGKEGFIAVDNAILNSHKKIDKLSVPQVVFIDPNVSRVGLTQVEAESLGYAVDYRVVSMDSVPKARILRESLGLIKMVVNREDMRILGVEIFGKNSAEIINEAALAIKFKATIYDIIDTIHVFPTMSESLKIAAIAFERDVKRMSCCVD
- a CDS encoding transcriptional regulator, with the protein product MVKMRMNKNELKCENCGMELTEEHIYTKMIKGKEHYFCCEDCANEFQRKFNF
- a CDS encoding ArsR family transcriptional regulator → MEPILSELESFFSALSDKTRLSIVLFLLEKGEVTVDEISRTLNKSQSLISHHLACLRNCGIVKVRKEGKFSYYSLADEDIKNLVRNAIEHVRKYSKSILACEVVGNSKPDTLSDRKIVLETDEIETGTPGNS
- a CDS encoding 2-keto-4-pentenoate hydratase, whose product is MNKAELLFDAYKKRKEIEPFPLEKEEGYQVYRDFSKMLVDHEGLAGYKIALQGKALGVITKPMITFDEEIELWFKTHKLEVEIIAVVRKGKVEKTYLGLEIPATRFNTWNLPEQYIIADDAFAGRLFVGEQIEPPFGNFKLFINDKLVGEGGPAYNPSSVVRQDMEGYVSLGVFIGPHTIGKGDRVRVEGKKTISVKFV